One genomic segment of Arachis duranensis cultivar V14167 chromosome 4, aradu.V14167.gnm2.J7QH, whole genome shotgun sequence includes these proteins:
- the LOC107484102 gene encoding uncharacterized protein LOC107484102 yields MRLKADNLDSTSKEQIKHFADWILDIGNAKHCRDSGEARVTIDPDLIKNTDSGVCSIVDNIYQDLEGHVGESDFLVPRAILTPTNETVDLINDHILERIPAEESIYFSSDSICKADFHFEDQDLFYPTKFLNTLKF; encoded by the coding sequence ATGAGGTTAAAGGCAGATAATTTAGATTCTACATCAAAAGAACAGATAAAACACTTTGCAGATTGGATTCTTGACATTGGAAATGCAAAACATTGCCGAGATAGTGGAGAAGCAAGGGTAACAATAGACCCAGACTTGATTAAAAATACTGATAGTGGTGTTTGCTCTATTGTTGATAACATATATCAAGATTTGGAGGGTCATGTTGGAGAATCAGATTTCTTAGTGCCTAGAGCAATCTTAACTCCAACAAATGAGACAGTTGATCTAATAAATGACCATATATTGGAAAGGATACCAGCTGAAGAAAGCATCTATTTCTCTTCTGATTCAATTTGTAAAGCGGATTTTCATTTTGAAGATCAAGACCTATTTTATCCAACAAAGTTTCTTAATACACTTAAATTCTGA